The sequence AAATTGCTTGTCGACTTTCAGTCTGGCTTTCGGAGTGGTCACAGTACTACTAGTGCACTTCTAAGGGTTCAGCATGACATAGCATTGTCACTTGACAATCGCAAATTTGTTGTGCTGATACTTTTGGATTTTTCCAAGGCATTTGACAGCATCTCCCATGAGCTTTTGTGCTTCAAACTTTATAGTCTGTTTGGATTTTCGTCTTCTGCGGTTCTGTTAATTCAATCGTATCTTAATGGTCGTACTCAGAGAGTCAAGGTTGGTCAGCAGTTGTCGAGGCCTGTTAATTTGTATCGTGGTGTGGCCCAGGGTTCTCTCCTTGGTCCACTtctattttcacttttcattaATGATCTCCCGTCTGTTCTCCTTGAATGTTCTTATCATCTTTATGCTGATGATATGCAGATATATTGTGCAGGTAATCCATCTGACATTCAATCTGCTTTCACTTGTCTGAATGACAATTTACTGAGAGTTGAGAATTGGGCTACACTCAACGGACTAACTTTGAATCCTAAAAAATCACAAGCCATTTTGATATCTAAACGACCTTTGACAGAGACTCCTTCTCCGCTCATTATCTATGGACAGTCTATTCCATATGTTGATCGCGCTCGCAATTTAGGTGTAATTTTCAACTCTTCATTCTCTTGGTCTGATCATATCTCTCATATCAACCAGAGGGTCTATTGCACACTCCGAACGCTTCGGCGTTTTCGAGAGTTAACTCCATTTAATACTCGCTTGCTCTTATTAGTTAGAGCCCTTCTTATACCTATTATAACCTACGGTGCGGAGCTATTTTTTGCAGCTGACTGTGAAACAATAAAGCGTCTCTCTGTGACCTTTCACAATTGTGTTAGGTATGTGTGCGGTCTTGGTCCCCGCGACCATATCTCTAACCACCGCAACATCCTGGTGGGCTGTGATCTCCCATCACTCCTCCGTCAGAGAGcggtttcttttctttttcgccTGATAATTTCTGGAAGCCCGCGTTACTTGGTCTCACTTTTGATTCCTGGGGCCTCGGCCAGGGTGCGGGGACTCTTGGTGCCGAGGGCTCGTTCGAACCAGCTTTCGCGGACAATATTTGTTGATGGGGTAGTTCTTTTCAACTCCCTTCCCTCTTATGCCAGAACTTCTCTGATTGGCATTGCAAGATACTACCAGTCGGGTTCAACCTAACTgcagtcttttttttctctcttttgatttttttttgtttagattTAACTTcagtctctttcattttttcttgtatttcctTTGTGTTCTGttgtcttacttttttttctttctcttttcctTCAATCAAACaatgtaagaggggcggaccctatcTGTTTGGATTAAATatacttaataataataataataataataataataataatatcataaattattttatttttgttaacaGGTTTAGGTAGACGTAAATTGTAAGAGGCATAAATCAAATCATGATCCGAGATTCCTGGAAGAGGAGCCTGATTATGTTGCAGTATCCTCTGAGAATCACAAGAGGGTAGAATCATTAGATCCAACAGTGAACCCAATCTAGTAGGGTTAAAAGGGACATAAAAAAGAGAGCGTGCCGATATAAGATcaaggaattttttttgataaaatactgTTCAAATGGAGGTTGACATTAAAATCACCCATGATTACAAAATTATCATATGAAAGAGCTAGATCTAAAAAGCTTTCTAAGTCAGCAAGACTCGTCACTGGGGGAGGATTGTAGCAGGAGAACATAGTGATGGTTACACCAGATGATACAACACAAACTCCTATGTATTCAAGCCTACCAAAGGCACCGGAGCAGAGTAGAGAAGATTTAAGGCAGCTGCGGACGTAAATTCCAACACCACCACCCCTCTCCTGACCAGACCTATCACATCTGAAAAATTGAAAGTCCCGAGCACCAACCGATTCCATGGAGTCGGAGGAATTCAGCCAGGTCTCGGAAACACACAGTACCGAAATCTCAGAGTTATCTCGCAGTTCATCAATATGCCGTCTAACATAGAGAGTCAGTAGTGATCTGAATCTGGCTTATAGAGAGAGAATTAATTACCACATCATCTACATCTTCAGGCTGAATCTGAGAAAGTAAAGAAGCATCATTAAAATTAACCCTTAATAAATTATCAGACGAAAAAGTGGAATTCAAAGAATTAGAGAGGGATGACCCACAAAATAAGTTCAAGCTCTTAGAGCAGTTCACAGCAGCAGGCAAGACGTCATCAGAAAAAGTTCTGCCGGAAAGATTAGCACCTAGATCCAGATTCAAATCGTTCGCAACAGCCACGGGAGAAACATCCAATGAGGGGCATTCAGGAGACTTACCGGAAAACGGGGCAATCATCAGCATCAGATCACGGTCAGATGAATATGACTGATCATGTGGAAGACAAACCGTTGAGTGACGAGGAAGCCTCAGGTGCTCTAACACGGTCCTGCCCGAGGGCCCCAGCGGACTTCGCGGCCGTAATGGGCTCAGAAACCGTATCGGGCTTCGGAGCAACGGCAGGATTCGGGGCCGAGGTGGGCTCAAGTCGCCCACGAAAAAGATCAACAAACTCCTTGACCAGGATTCCCTCATCCCAGAAATCATCACTCAATGCCTCCTCAAATTCATCAGGCCTAAGCCCAACCTTAAAAGAGCCCACTCGTCTATTGGCATCTCTTCGGACAAGGTTAATGCACACAGGTTTGCGTTTAGAGGTCAATCTCGATGACAAAAAATCCCTCAACATAGCTGCAGGGACATCTCTTGCGAGTCGAGAGACGAAAAGCCAGCGCAAGGGGGGCATGTTCACCGCAGGCAGGGGATTGTCACGTTTCATTCGACCAATCACAACAGGATGATCCCTGCGGGAACGAGAGGGCTGAGTATCCTTCACAGCATCCAGCGCTGGTTTAGGAGACACAACCTTTGGCGTTGGTTTAGGGGGCACCGGTGGGGCAAATACGTCCAAATTCCACGGTCGAGACACATCATCAGATTCACCAGGAACCGTAGAGCCACGAAAATCCAATGCCGAGGGCAATGGACCAGACTGAGGCGGAGATCCAGTCGCCGATAATACTGCAGCAGATGAATCACGGATCTGACGAAGAAGCGGGCTTAATGACTCCTCCTCATCAATCCTCAAGTCATCACGAGGCCTCCCAGAAACTTTCTTGCTCAAACTCTGGGGTACCTCATTCCTTGAGAGGCGCACAGAAGATGGCCCACGCTCTCCTAGGAAGGTAGACTCGAGTCTGTTAACCGGTTTAGGCAACACACCGAAAGAAGAGGGCCGTGGTGTAAACGCCCAGGAAGACATTGAGTCCAGGCGAAATTCGAGTGCTCGGACATTAGTCCGCAGGCCTAAGCATTCATCCAGTAGAAGACGAAGATGCGAATTTTCGCGAATAAGCGTCTCACAAATTCCCTCCAGCCTGACCAAGCGCACATCAAGAGCGTCCTCTAAAGAACCACCAGCAGCATTGTTGCGCTGAAACAGCGTAGATGAATTGCGCGATCCGTGAGACCGATTGACATGGGATGTCACGGAAGTGTGCGCAGCATCATCCGCCTCCTGGGCAGAACAAAATGCGCAAGTCCATTTCACTGTCCCATTCAAAAACGGATCAACGAGCTGGCAAACCTCCGCCCGAGACATAATTCCTGGATTCGCAATAATAGGAGGATCAGTATGACTAGCATGATACCATCGGTGACAAGAATCACAGGGAATACCCGGTTTATTGCGATAGGTTATACCATCATTGCAGGTAGCACACCTTTGAATTGGcatgataataataattagaTATCCAATCATAAAATTATCGCCCAGCAAAAATTCGGTTAATTAGAAATATTCGGTTAATTAGAAGCCCCTTGGAAATGACGTGGCACACAATGTGAAACACCTCAAATGTTTCAGTCGTCTAATAAACACTCCAACAGTTACAGTAGTTTGGAAACCCCTCAAATGTTTGGAATGTCTTTGATGTATCCAGAGGCACAGTGGCGCTCAGTTATAATGGGACTATAAGGAACGTACTCACTCTGGACAAGTAAGCTCCCACACCGAGAGCCACCACTGTGGGCTTAATGGCTTATCAGAAGGTAAGCTCACGGTAATAGAAAGCACAGGTGTCAAACAGCAGCCAGCAGACCAGACTGCAAACACAAACACCCCCACAGAGCAGGCGCAGGCAGGTCAATCTCACCTCAGGGAATGCTCGAAATAAGCTCTCAAACACCGCAAGCCACATATGTGGGCTAATAGGCTTATCAGAAGATATGCTTACGGATGCTTGAGGCAAGACAGCATTAATCACAGCAGTAGCAAATCAATGACGTCGGGAAAATGACAGGTACAAGGCTCGAGCCAGCCAGACTTAAAAACCCAAGTCACAGAAAATACAGCCACAGGTGACTGAGTACTCGAGGTGCAAAAGTGTCCTGCAGCACTCCAGAAGAATTTCCACAGGTCCAAGATGCTGAGGACAGGCAGAAAGGAAAATTTTAGGTAAAAATATCGGGAGGTTGCAAAATCACAACAAGAGATACTTAGCTGTAATTGTCAATGTAGTTTAGTCAATGTGTACTTTAgttgtatttctttattttcatgGACTGAATGCCTGTATTTCTCTCTTCCTTTTGATATGaccgaattttctttattttattttatttggaaaattggTCGTTAATATTTTGAAGAACGGGATTTCTAAAGGAAGTTCATTGAATACTGATATTCTGGTACTTTACATAATTTTCTAACACAGGCGTTTAGCTTTGAATTGGATTTCTTTTGCCTGTGGCTGACTGTTTGCCTTGAGTCCtccattattaattttaaagacCGATCAATCTGGGTACAATGAGTTGTATTATGGCTACGTTGTTGGAGCGCCCACGGATTGTCGGGGGTCTCTCTCCCTCTTCAAGGTCTCTCTACCCCGATTAGTGTAgtagaaattttggaaatagtAGGTGTAGATTGTTTGTGAACGAGGAGGCTCTAAAATCGTGGCAATCCACGGGAGTAACTTATTTGCATCATATACTTATCTCCTTAAGAACGGAGGAATGATGAGGGTGGACTGTCAAGTCGGGGCGAATTTGATTCGGTTCATTAAAAGTGGATGTGTGTGAATCTAACCTGTGATAAAGATACCAAATGATTATGAATATCCCTAATCCCTGATCTCCCTGAGCCTTCAGCTAAATGATTGTACCTGTTATAAGATACCAAAGAGCATGAGAATCCCCTTGTACCTCGAACCCCCACACTTCTGTGATATCAAGTACCTGTGGAAAGGAGGAATATCTTATTATCCGGAATGAAGTGACCGGATTCCTTCCTTCCTTGCTCAAAAGACTGGCTTTCAACAAAACACTTTTAATTCAACTGATAAATAACAAAATTGACTTTAATGAATGAAATAAATTGGCTTTTTCTCTGATGATGCAATCCTCGTGGTTTCCTTCTCTGATGACTTGCGAAATTTCAATCTGAATGATGGCGGCTGAATGCCAAGATGGTTGCCTTGCGTATTGCCCGATGGCATCTATTTCTCGTTTTTCTCACTAGAGGCGTTTCGCGCCGTAACATCCTGACCAGgcaaaaatgaacatttttgaaaattgcctTCGATTGGCAGGAGACATAACTTCGCAACTGCTCTATTGTAGACTCCTGTAGAAGTTTGTACAGTTGCTACGCGAACCTTTCCATCCGTTCCCGGATGGACCTCCAGGACTCTTCCAAGCATCCATTTCGTGGGTGGTAAATTATCTTCTTTTATCAATACCATGTTTCCTATGGTGACCGATGGATGCTCCATTGTCCACTTGTTTCTTTGTTGCATGGTATGGAGAAACTCTGTCCTCCATCTGTTCCAGAAACTCTGCACACGTTGTTGTACCAGAGCCCAGTTCTTGAGGGAATTTTCTGGAATACCCGTCAGTGACTGGTCTGGAGCTGCTGTCAGCGGGCACCCAATCAAAAAATGAGCTGGTGTGAGAGCTTCAAGATCAGTCGGGTCCGTTGACGATGGTGTCAGTGGGCGAGAGTTGATGCAGGCTTCAATTTGGGTCAATGTGGTCATCATCTCCTCCTCTGTGAAGAATCCATTTCCCACTGTTCGAGTGAGGTGATACTTGATCCGCTTGATAGCTGATTCCCACGATCCGCCGAAATGAGGGCTTCTCGGAGGGATAAACTTGAACTCAATCCCTTGATTGACTGCATAACTCTGGGTCTTTGATTGATGATCCTTTGAAGCAAGTAGAAGCTCCAACTCCTTCAACTCACGACTAGCACCAACGAAGTTGGTAGCGTTATCGCACAGAATCTGCGCGGGTCGACCACGACGTGAGATGAAGCGTCTCAACGAAGCGATGAAAGCTCCCGTAGTCAGATCCGTGACAAGCTCTATGTGTACCGCTCTGGTTGCTAGACAAATGTACAATGCTATGTACATTTTGAGACGAGTCTTCGACCTGATTGGTGTCTTGATGAACACGGGACCGCAAAAGTCCACCCCTGTCTGATAGAATGGATACATTTCGGTGACTCTGGATTCGTGTAAGTCACTCATCATCTGCTGGACTGGTTGAGGTTTTGCTCTAAAGCATGTGACGCAGTCTCGAATTGATTTCTTGGCTACTTCAATTCCTCGCACAGGCCAGTATTCCTGCCTCAGCTGAGACAGAACCAATTGGCCACTCCATGCAATGTTTGGCGATGTACTTCTGATGAAATGATCTCTGTTACATAGTGATGCTGAGGCAACAAGACAGGATGTTTTTGATTGTATCCAATGTCTGCCTTGGAGAGTCGACCTCCCACACGAATGAGCCTGTCGTCATCCATGAACGGTTGAAGTCTATGAATGGGAGACTTCCTTTTGATTGGAGTGCCAGAAGACAACCGCTGATAGTCCGTTGTAAAAGCTCGCTGTTGCACAATTTGCAAAAGAAGTATCTTAGCTGACTTCAGCTCCAGCACGGTAAGTTGTCCTTGAGCAACTTCTTGTTTGGCCAATCTCTGTTTCAAAATAGTAAAGTATCGGCGCCATACTGCGATACATCTGACTAGCTTTGTGAATGATGAGAAGTGATCAATGAATGACCAAAACTGCTCATTCACAATAACCAATGACACACTGCTGCGTTGTTCTGGGATCGTGTTGTCAGTTGGCACAAACTCCGGATCATGAAACTGCATATCTGTGTCTTGGATCCAATGTGGACCATGCCACCACATGGAATCTGAGATGAGTGCTTCCGCTGACACACCCCTTGAAGCCATATCTGCTGGATTGTCTTCCGATTTCACGTGGTGCCAATGTTCTGGAGGAACAATGCCCTGGATGTGAGCTACTCGATTGCCCACAAATGTTTTCCATCGCTGGGGTTCGCCATGAATCCAATGCAATACGATCATTGAATCGGAAAATGCATGAATTTCGTTGATGGGGATCGTAAGTGCATTCATGACTTTCTTCAACAGTCGCGCACCTAGCTGGGCTGCACATAACTCCAAACGTGGAAGTGACACTTGTTTCAGCGGGGCCACCTTGGTCTT comes from Phlebotomus papatasi isolate M1 chromosome 4, Ppap_2.1, whole genome shotgun sequence and encodes:
- the LOC129808575 gene encoding uncharacterized protein LOC129808575, encoding MQQLVAEQKETLKQLLGSHRQDVQALTSAIKGQEGGSKSKLPQLEIPTFSGEYMEWQSFYDKFVSTVHSNKDLSNVDKFTYLSGALSGVAASALKHLPANHEKALTILQKRFNKPRNTVAEFMKIFYGQPKLSQTDSKRLRAMFNAFEEVTHGLEVMQQLTHDPFMIHSAQKVVDPETRTLWFNEISESPCVTWLQFREFLEKRCDALKMETSSGTADKPTKIPPAPKQAPAKTRSSLVATAKDGEGSAACVFCKQSHRVFECPKFLSAKPTLRRNMVHNHKLCWNCLRSQHFLKECTAGGCQSEVSTDDSKTYPCSTSDTSDPSSKNCYTTPSGTNRFIPSSTSGSQPGTSQSKFTVGLTSMHAIQSQQVLLPTIQILVFDVWGRQHKCRALVDSCSQPNCITRNFAQKLALPMKRSEQSINGLGLSELGSSQAVTITINSQYEPFSMRLDCVVLECITDNQPSAFVDSGTLRIPPNLRLADPDFNKPGKIDLLLGADAFMKALRSHYISGSPSFLETVFGFIVAGECPGMPQTTLQSHLATCLCATQPQDSLQSQLEKFWLIEEVNGGQNILSPEEKKCEEHFQLHTTRNNNGRFTVSLPTRDNLQQLGESREIAEKRFKCVERRLQRDRNLYIQYREFMKQYELLEHMRLLPPDYTSPQPAVYLCHHPVIKESNSTPVRVVFDASARTKSGQSLNSVLMVGGKTQDDIFDILLRYRQHNIVLRADVQKMYRQIETVTYGTACAPFVATRCLKQLAIEEQKSFPLAAKATERDFYVDDVLTGASTVEEAKQLQTQLDQMMSQVLKQIPEDDQEYSSTLNLDLEGNVKTLGLYWNPTTDAFRFTGSEVSSAVTKRSILSDMARIYDPLGFLSPIVITAKILFQSLWKVKADWDARLNEEVIHKWQEYQMNINQVVSQVTVVRQVTCSQPQDIQLLLFCDASEKAYAASFYVRTIDSDNAVHTHLLCSKTKVAPLKQVSLPRLELCAAQLGARLLKKVMNALTIPINEIHAFSDSMIVLHWIHGEPQRWKTFVGNRVAHIQGIVPPEHWHHVKSEDNPADMASRGVSAEALISDSMWWHGPHWIQDTDMQFHDPEFVPTDNTIPEQRSSVSLVIVNEQFWSFIDHFSSFTKLVRCIAVWRRYFTILKQRLAKQEVAQGQLTVLELKSAKILLLQIVQQRAFTTDYQRLSSGTPIKRKSPIHRLQPFMDDDRLIRVGGRLSKADIGYNQKHPVLLPQHHYVTEIISSELRQEYWPVRGIEVAKKSIRDCVTCFRAKPQPVQQMMSDLHESRVTEMYPFYQTGVDFCGPVFIKTPIRSKTRLKMYIALYICLATRAVHIELVTDLTTGAFIASLRRFISRRGRPAQILCDNATNFVGASRELKELELLLASKDHQSKTQSYAVNQGIEFKFIPPRSPHFGGSWESAIKRIKYHLTRTVGNGFFTEEEMMTTLTQIEACINSRPLTPSSTDPTDLEALTPAHFLIGCPLTAAPDQSLTGIPENSLKNWALVQQRVQSFWNRWRTEFLHTMQQRNKWTMEHPSVTIGNMVLIKEDNLPPTKWMLGRVLEVHPGTDGKVRVATVQTSTGVYNRAVAKCATCNDGITYRNKPGIPCDSCHRWYHASHTDPPIIANPGIMSRAEVCQLVDPFLNGTVKWTCAFCSAQEADDAAHTSVTSHVNRSHGSRNSSTLFQRNNAAGGSLEDALDVRLVRLEGICETLIRENSHLRLLLDECLGLRTNVRALEFRLDSMSSWAFTPRPSSFGVLPKPVNRLESTFLGERGPSSVRLSRNEVPQSLSKKVSGRPRDDLRIDEEESLSPLLRQIRDSSAAVLSATGSPPQSGPLPSALDFRGSTVPGESDDVSRPWNLDVFAPPVPPKPTPKVVSPKPALDAVKDTQPSRSRRDHPVVIGRMKRDNPLPAVNMPPLRWLFVSRLARDVPAAMLRDFLSSRLTSKRKPVCINLVRRDANRRVGSFKVGLRPDEFEEALSDDFWDEGILVKEFVDLFRGRLEPTSAPNPAVAPKPDTVSEPITAAKSAGALGQDRVRAPEASSSLNGLSST